In one Ictalurus furcatus strain D&B chromosome 10, Billie_1.0, whole genome shotgun sequence genomic region, the following are encoded:
- the ier5 gene encoding immediate early response gene 5 protein, with product MEYKVEAHRIMSISLGKIYNSRVQRGGIKLHKNLLVSLVLRSARQVYLSDYYGGVCLNGQHGETKEWEVTEGVQEKEPLPAPAECDRPEQPENVGCAESQSQVDSPLDSNVNVTVDVSPSSTESPVVSSDTQCESKTTQVGSLDRETDAVLGTEGSSEQPPKPAACSNRKRSAEKSPAATDSPLKRTKKTSSNQEESEEMDTSNVSNLITIFGSSFSGLLSKDSAKEDTQEDAGDSGQICCDQMLKNLNPWSTAIVAF from the coding sequence ATGGAGTACAAAGTGGAGGCGCACCGGATCATGAGCATCTCCTTAGGGAAAATTTACAACTCCCGGGTCCAGCGTGGAGGCATCAAGCTGCACAAGAACCTGCTCGTGTCTCTGGTCCTCCGAAGCGCCCGCCAGGTTTACCTGAGTGACTACTACGGTGGAGTCTGTCTGAATGGCCAGCACGGAGAGACCAAAGAGTGGGAGGTCACGGAGGGCGTACAGGAGAAGGAGCCCTTACCGGCCCCGGCGGAGTGTGATCGGCCCGAGCAGCCCGAGAACGTTGGGTGTGCTGAGAGCCAGTCACAGGTTGATTCTCCACTGGACTCTAACGTTAATGTGACGGTTGATGTTTCTCCGTCATCGACAGAGTCTCCCGTGGTCAGTAGTGACACTCAGTGTGAATCTAAAACAACCCAGGTGGGCTCTTTGGACCGTGAAACTGATGCAGTTTTGGGGACGGAAGGGAGTTCAGAGCAGCCCCCGAAACCCGCCGCCTGTTCAAACAGGAAACGGAGCGCTGAGAAGTCACCAGCCGCCACTGACTCTCCTCTAAAACGGACTAAAAAGACCTCCTCGAATCAGGAGGAAAGCGAGGAGATGGACACAAGCAACGTGTCAAACCTCATCACCATTTTCGGCTCTAGTTTTTCCGGACTTTTGAGCAAAGACAGTGCGAAAGAGGACACCCAAGAGGACGCCGGTGACTCGGGCCAAATCTGCTGTGACCAAATGCTAAAGAATCTCAACCCATGGAGCACCGCTATCGTTGCGTTTTAA
- the stx6 gene encoding syntaxin-6 isoform X6, which translates to MSMEDPFFVVKGEVQKAVNTAQGLYQRWTELLQDPGSATKEEIDWTTNELRNSLRSIEWDLEDLDETISIVEANPRKFNLDSVELNKRKAFITSTRQTVKEMKDQMASPLAMSQSDKKSRKTLMGDGGSRGPIWQPGGDKYTRLDRELQSANSQLIEEQQTQQQFIAEQQDEQLELVSGTIGVLKNMSERIGQELDEQAVMLDDFGHEIDNTQSRLDNVMKKLAKVSHMTSESL; encoded by the exons ATGTCGATGGAAGACCCGTTTTTTGTTGTGAAAGG GGAGGTCCAGAAGGCTGTGAACACTGCCCAGGGTCTGTATCAGAGATGGACCGAGCTGCTGCAGGATCCTGGCAGTGCCACAAAGGAGGAGATCGACTGGACCACCAACGAGCTGAGGAACAGCTTGAGGTCTATTGAGTGGGATCTGGAGGACTTGGATGAGACCATTA GTATTGTGGAAGCAAATCCACGGAAGTTCAATCTTGATTCTGTGGAGCTGAACAAGCGGAAAGCTTTCATCACCAGCACAAGGCAGACTGTCAAG gagATGAAAGATCAAATGGCAAGCCCATTGGCCATGTCCCAGTCTGACAAGAAAAGCAGAAAG ACTCTAATGGGAGATGGAGGGTCTCGTGGACCGATCTGGCAACCAGGAGGAGATAAATACACACGTCTGGACAGAGAACTGCAATCAGCCAACTCTCAGTTGATTGAGGAGCAACAAACTCAGCAGCAG TTCATAGCCGAGCAGCAGGACGAGCAGTTGGAGCTGGTGTCAGGGACCATTGGTGTATTGAAGAACATGTCTGAACGGATTGGACAAGAGCTGGACGAACAGGCAGT AATGCTGGATGATTTTGGTCATGAAATCGACAACACCCAGTCCAGGTTGGATAATGTGATGAAGAAGCTGGCTAAAGTTTCACACATGACTAGTG
- the stx6 gene encoding syntaxin-6 isoform X5 → MSMEDPFFVVKGEVQKAVNTAQGLYQRWTELLQDPGSATKEEIDWTTNELRNSLRSIEWDLEDLDETISIVEANPRKFNLDSVELNKRKAFITSTRQTVKEMKDQMASPLAMSQSDKKSRKTLMGDGGSRGPIWQPGGDKYTRLDRELQSANSQLIEEQQTQQQFIAEQQDEQLELVSGTIGVLKNMSERIGQELDEQAVMLDDFGHEIDNTQSRLDNVMKKLAKVSHMTSDRRQWCAIGILLAILFVVILLLIVL, encoded by the exons ATGTCGATGGAAGACCCGTTTTTTGTTGTGAAAGG GGAGGTCCAGAAGGCTGTGAACACTGCCCAGGGTCTGTATCAGAGATGGACCGAGCTGCTGCAGGATCCTGGCAGTGCCACAAAGGAGGAGATCGACTGGACCACCAACGAGCTGAGGAACAGCTTGAGGTCTATTGAGTGGGATCTGGAGGACTTGGATGAGACCATTA GTATTGTGGAAGCAAATCCACGGAAGTTCAATCTTGATTCTGTGGAGCTGAACAAGCGGAAAGCTTTCATCACCAGCACAAGGCAGACTGTCAAG gagATGAAAGATCAAATGGCAAGCCCATTGGCCATGTCCCAGTCTGACAAGAAAAGCAGAAAG ACTCTAATGGGAGATGGAGGGTCTCGTGGACCGATCTGGCAACCAGGAGGAGATAAATACACACGTCTGGACAGAGAACTGCAATCAGCCAACTCTCAGTTGATTGAGGAGCAACAAACTCAGCAGCAG TTCATAGCCGAGCAGCAGGACGAGCAGTTGGAGCTGGTGTCAGGGACCATTGGTGTATTGAAGAACATGTCTGAACGGATTGGACAAGAGCTGGACGAACAGGCAGT AATGCTGGATGATTTTGGTCATGAAATCGACAACACCCAGTCCAGGTTGGATAATGTGATGAAGAAGCTGGCTAAAGTTTCACACATGACTAGTG ACCGGCGACAATGGTGTGCTATTGGCATTTTGTTGGCTATCCTGTTCGTTGTGATCCTCCTCCTCATTGTTCTGTGA
- the stx6 gene encoding syntaxin-6 isoform X3 — protein sequence MSMEDPFFVVKGEVQKAVNTAQGLYQRWTELLQDPGSATKEEIDWTTNELRNSLRSIEWDLEDLDETISIVEANPRKFNLDSVELNKRKAFITSTRQTVKEMKDQMASPLAMSQSDKKSRKTLMGDGGSRGPIWQPGGDKYTRLDRELQSANSQLIEEQQTQQQFIAEQQDEQLELVSGTIGVLKNMSERIGQELDEQAVMLDDFGHEIDNTQSRLDNVMKKLAKVSHMTSERYHCSQVQRPATMVCYWHFVGYPVRCDPPPHCSVNSTPFTSTTAFFIPTEELTKQRCFKERKSPCLHSFNHTLTC from the exons ATGTCGATGGAAGACCCGTTTTTTGTTGTGAAAGG GGAGGTCCAGAAGGCTGTGAACACTGCCCAGGGTCTGTATCAGAGATGGACCGAGCTGCTGCAGGATCCTGGCAGTGCCACAAAGGAGGAGATCGACTGGACCACCAACGAGCTGAGGAACAGCTTGAGGTCTATTGAGTGGGATCTGGAGGACTTGGATGAGACCATTA GTATTGTGGAAGCAAATCCACGGAAGTTCAATCTTGATTCTGTGGAGCTGAACAAGCGGAAAGCTTTCATCACCAGCACAAGGCAGACTGTCAAG gagATGAAAGATCAAATGGCAAGCCCATTGGCCATGTCCCAGTCTGACAAGAAAAGCAGAAAG ACTCTAATGGGAGATGGAGGGTCTCGTGGACCGATCTGGCAACCAGGAGGAGATAAATACACACGTCTGGACAGAGAACTGCAATCAGCCAACTCTCAGTTGATTGAGGAGCAACAAACTCAGCAGCAG TTCATAGCCGAGCAGCAGGACGAGCAGTTGGAGCTGGTGTCAGGGACCATTGGTGTATTGAAGAACATGTCTGAACGGATTGGACAAGAGCTGGACGAACAGGCAGT AATGCTGGATGATTTTGGTCATGAAATCGACAACACCCAGTCCAGGTTGGATAATGTGATGAAGAAGCTGGCTAAAGTTTCACACATGACTAGTG AGAGGTATCATTGCAGTCAAGTCCAGAG ACCGGCGACAATGGTGTGCTATTGGCATTTTGTTGGCTATCCTGTTCGTTGTGATCCTCCTCCTCATTGTTCTGTGAACAGCACTCCATTCACATCCACTACAGCTTTCTTCATTCCAACCGAAGAATTGACTAAACAAAGGTGCTTTAAGGAAAGGAAATCGCCTTGTCTGCACTCATTCAATCATACTCTTACCTGCTGA
- the stx6 gene encoding syntaxin-6 isoform X4 gives MSMEDPFFVVKGEVQKAVNTAQGLYQRWTELLQDPGSATKEEIDWTTNELRNSLRSIEWDLEDLDETISIVEANPRKFNLDSVELNKRKAFITSTRQTVKEMKDQMASPLAMSQSDKKSRKTLMGDGGSRGPIWQPGGDKYTRLDRELQSANSQLIEEQQTQQQFIAEQQDEQLELVSGTIGVLKNMSERIGQELDEQAVMLDDFGHEIDNTQSRLDNVMKKLAKVSHMTSEKCIQSNWEELHHAEPANTTKYFMRKKWKVLDWQ, from the exons ATGTCGATGGAAGACCCGTTTTTTGTTGTGAAAGG GGAGGTCCAGAAGGCTGTGAACACTGCCCAGGGTCTGTATCAGAGATGGACCGAGCTGCTGCAGGATCCTGGCAGTGCCACAAAGGAGGAGATCGACTGGACCACCAACGAGCTGAGGAACAGCTTGAGGTCTATTGAGTGGGATCTGGAGGACTTGGATGAGACCATTA GTATTGTGGAAGCAAATCCACGGAAGTTCAATCTTGATTCTGTGGAGCTGAACAAGCGGAAAGCTTTCATCACCAGCACAAGGCAGACTGTCAAG gagATGAAAGATCAAATGGCAAGCCCATTGGCCATGTCCCAGTCTGACAAGAAAAGCAGAAAG ACTCTAATGGGAGATGGAGGGTCTCGTGGACCGATCTGGCAACCAGGAGGAGATAAATACACACGTCTGGACAGAGAACTGCAATCAGCCAACTCTCAGTTGATTGAGGAGCAACAAACTCAGCAGCAG TTCATAGCCGAGCAGCAGGACGAGCAGTTGGAGCTGGTGTCAGGGACCATTGGTGTATTGAAGAACATGTCTGAACGGATTGGACAAGAGCTGGACGAACAGGCAGT AATGCTGGATGATTTTGGTCATGAAATCGACAACACCCAGTCCAGGTTGGATAATGTGATGAAGAAGCTGGCTAAAGTTTCACACATGACTAGTG agaaatgcatccagtctAACTGGgaagaacttcatcatgcagaacctgccaacacaacaaagtaCTTCAtgaggaaaaagtggaaggttttagactggcaataa